One window of the Lasioglossum baleicum chromosome 8, iyLasBale1, whole genome shotgun sequence genome contains the following:
- the LOC143211635 gene encoding uncharacterized protein LOC143211635, which yields MEVRVARPVKKAEFRLTGLDLSVTPQEVVEAVARAGGCTPESVRVGGNKIPTGGLGTIWVQCLAVAALAIEKAKTVRVGWTLARVVVLAARPMQCFRCLALGHVRQRCTAEVDRSGHYYRCGDLSHRAAACQSAPHCVVCAGAGRARES from the coding sequence ATGGAGGTGAGGGTCGCCAGGCCCGTCAAAAAGGCGGAGTTCCGCCTGACGGGCCTGGACCTCTCGGTAACCCCTCAAGAGGTAGTCGAGGCGGTGGCGAGAGCCGGGGGCTGCACCCCCGAGTCCGTGAGGGTCGGGGGTAATAAGATCCCGACCGGAGGACTCGGCACGATTTGGGTGCAGTGCCTGGCAGTGGCGGCCTTGGCCATTGAAAAGGCCAAAACCGTAAGGGTGGGATGGACCCTCGCGCGGGTGGTCGTCTTAGCCGCCCGCCCGATGCAGTGTTTCCGCTGTCTCGCCCTCGGGCATGTGAGGCAGCGGTGTACCGCGGAGGTAGACCGGAGCGGCCATTACTACCGGTGCGGGGATCTGTCCCACCGTGCAGCCGCTTGCCAGTCCGCCCCCCACTGCGTAGTGTGCGCGGGGGCGGGCAGGGCCCGCGAATCATAA